The following are from one region of the Litoribacterium kuwaitense genome:
- the pstB gene encoding phosphate ABC transporter ATP-binding protein PstB — translation MSIELKPTPKENEPLQTNEQVEAAQNVYEVNNFNLWYGNDQALKNIDLSIGERQVTAIIGPSGCGKSTFIKSLNRMIELIPSVRVSGSIKYRGVNTLDRKYNVETLRTKVGMVFQKPNPFPKSIYDNVAYGPRIHGIRNKKVLDEVVEKSLRGAAIWDEVKDRLKENAFGLSGGQQQRICIARCLAIEPDVILMDEPTSALDPISTLKIEDLVQELKKDYSIVIVTHNMQQAARISDKTAFFLNGELIEFDKTSQLFSNPADDRTEDYITGRFG, via the coding sequence ATGTCAATAGAGTTGAAGCCTACCCCAAAGGAAAACGAGCCATTACAAACCAACGAGCAAGTCGAAGCCGCGCAAAATGTGTATGAGGTCAACAATTTCAATCTTTGGTACGGAAATGACCAGGCACTTAAAAATATTGATTTATCCATCGGTGAAAGACAAGTTACAGCCATTATCGGACCTTCTGGCTGTGGTAAATCCACTTTCATTAAATCATTAAATCGTATGATTGAGCTCATTCCTTCAGTGCGTGTATCTGGTTCAATTAAATATCGCGGCGTCAACACACTCGACCGTAAATATAACGTTGAAACATTGCGTACAAAAGTCGGCATGGTCTTCCAAAAGCCAAATCCGTTTCCAAAATCTATTTATGATAACGTGGCTTATGGTCCAAGAATTCATGGCATCCGAAATAAAAAGGTTCTTGATGAAGTCGTTGAAAAAAGCCTTCGTGGGGCAGCGATTTGGGATGAAGTGAAAGACCGTTTAAAAGAAAATGCATTTGGCCTTTCCGGTGGACAACAGCAGCGTATTTGTATTGCCCGTTGTCTAGCGATTGAGCCCGATGTAATCTTAATGGATGAACCAACGTCCGCATTAGACCCTATTTCAACACTTAAAATTGAAGACCTTGTCCAGGAATTGAAAAAAGACTACAGTATCGTCATCGTGACGCATAACATGCAGCAAGCTGCGCGTATCTCAGATAAAACGGCCTTCTTTTTAAACGGAGAGCTGATTGAGTTCGACAAAACAAGCCAGCTGTTCTCAAATCCTGCAGATGACCGTACTGAAGATTACATTACAGGGCGCTTTGGTTAA
- a CDS encoding carbohydrate ABC transporter permease: MREVRVDRGVSTKRKSWNKRNLTQFGSVYFFLFFLASFTIIPFLWTVSISFKASSDPIFSMPPQLLPENATWSNYLEVWSVVPIPTYIMNSLILTFFGVLLPLITSSAAAFPLARMRFKGRHFLFILILATMMIPNEVTMIPVYLVINALGMMDSFTGVILPGALTPFGIFLMRQAFVNIPREIEESAIIDGANVWQIFWRILLPMVKPMLGTLAILSFIGAWNSFLWPLLILQDQSMYPLTVGLYKLQGTFVTNTRLVAAGAMIALIPVIIVFVALQRSFIDAAISSSVKG, encoded by the coding sequence GTGAGAGAAGTTCGTGTAGATCGGGGCGTATCAACAAAGCGTAAGTCATGGAATAAACGTAATCTTACACAATTTGGTAGTGTTTATTTCTTTCTGTTTTTTCTTGCCTCTTTTACGATTATACCGTTTTTATGGACAGTTTCGATTTCGTTTAAAGCGAGCAGTGACCCGATTTTTTCTATGCCTCCGCAGCTTCTTCCGGAAAATGCGACATGGAGCAATTATCTTGAGGTATGGAGCGTTGTCCCAATACCGACGTATATTATGAACAGTTTAATTTTGACTTTTTTCGGTGTGCTGCTTCCCTTAATTACGTCTTCAGCGGCAGCTTTTCCGTTAGCAAGAATGCGTTTTAAAGGACGTCATTTCTTATTTATACTCATTTTAGCGACGATGATGATTCCAAACGAAGTGACGATGATCCCGGTCTACTTAGTGATCAATGCACTAGGTATGATGGACTCGTTTACGGGTGTCATCTTGCCGGGGGCTTTAACACCATTTGGTATTTTCTTAATGAGGCAGGCATTTGTAAATATTCCGCGTGAAATTGAAGAGTCGGCGATCATCGATGGTGCAAACGTTTGGCAAATTTTCTGGCGCATTTTACTCCCAATGGTTAAACCGATGCTTGGTACATTAGCGATTCTTTCATTTATAGGTGCCTGGAATAGCTTCCTATGGCCATTGCTAATTTTACAAGATCAATCGATGTATCCACTTACCGTAGGGCTGTATAAGCTACAGGGAACGTTTGTGACGAATACACGCCTTGTGGCTGCAGGGGCGATGATTGCTCTCATCCCTGTCATTATCGTGTTTGTTGCCTTGCAGCGTAGTTTTATCGATGCGGCGATCTCAAGCTCTGTCAAAGGATAA
- a CDS encoding PstS family phosphate ABC transporter substrate-binding protein — protein sequence MKRLALVFAAFLLMILAACGNGDGGSDASNAEGSNDTEATEEDASEEEATDESEDDAAASISGEVAIDGSSTVFPIMEAVSEEYAKENPDVQAPIGVSGSGGGFEKFINGETDISNASRPIKEEEIAALEEAGIEYTEFEIAYDGLSVVVNNENDWVDQLSVEELQTMWLADGATTWADVREGFPEEPIEFYSPGTDSGTYDYWNEVILEENPMRKDAVLSEDDNTLVQGVIGNKNAIGYFGYAYYIENSDNLKVVPIVNEAGEAVEPSEDTIRSGDYNPLSRPLFFYVKNSSLQEKPQVLDYVKFALGNAKTLAGEVGYVGLPDEEYDTAIEKVDEIAGQ from the coding sequence ATGAAACGATTGGCTCTAGTGTTTGCCGCTTTTTTATTGATGATTCTAGCTGCTTGTGGTAATGGCGATGGTGGCAGTGACGCATCAAATGCTGAGGGTAGTAATGACACAGAAGCAACTGAAGAAGATGCTAGTGAGGAAGAAGCTACGGATGAGTCTGAAGACGACGCTGCGGCAAGTATCTCTGGCGAAGTAGCCATTGATGGTTCATCAACAGTCTTCCCGATTATGGAAGCTGTTTCTGAAGAGTATGCAAAGGAAAATCCTGACGTTCAAGCACCAATCGGTGTTTCTGGCTCTGGTGGCGGTTTTGAAAAGTTTATTAACGGCGAAACTGACATTTCCAACGCTTCTCGTCCAATTAAAGAAGAAGAGATTGCTGCGCTAGAAGAAGCAGGCATTGAATACACAGAATTTGAAATTGCTTATGACGGTCTTTCAGTTGTTGTGAACAACGAAAACGACTGGGTTGACCAACTATCTGTAGAAGAATTGCAAACAATGTGGCTTGCTGATGGAGCAACAACATGGGCTGACGTCCGTGAAGGTTTCCCAGAAGAGCCAATTGAATTTTATAGCCCTGGTACTGATTCCGGTACATACGACTACTGGAATGAAGTGATTTTAGAAGAAAACCCTATGCGTAAGGATGCTGTTCTTTCTGAAGACGACAATACACTTGTCCAAGGTGTTATTGGAAACAAAAACGCAATCGGTTATTTCGGATATGCTTACTACATCGAAAACAGTGATAACTTGAAAGTTGTTCCTATTGTAAACGAAGCTGGTGAGGCTGTTGAGCCAAGTGAAGATACAATTCGCAGTGGTGACTACAACCCATTGTCTCGCCCACTATTCTTCTATGTGAAAAACTCTTCCTTGCAAGAAAAGCCACAAGTGCTTGACTACGTAAAGTTTGCGCTTGGCAATGCAAAAACGCTTGCTGGTGAAGTTGGCTATGTCGGCCTTCCAGACGAAGAATATGACACTGCTATTGAAAAAGTTGACGAGATCGCTGGTCAATAA
- the pstC gene encoding phosphate ABC transporter permease subunit PstC, with amino-acid sequence MSTIPKKESIAQMIERKKSKSNWGGQLVERGIPVLLWLAAVISVLTTVGIILTLLTETVRFFQQVDFLSFITGTNWYPFFEADPEYGILALLSGTLLVAVIAMIVAIPLGLATAIYLSEYASDAVRRVIKPVLEVLAGIPTIVYGFFALTFVTPLLQSIIPDLPFFNALSPGIVVGIMIIPMVASLSEDAMSAVPNSIREGALALGATRLEVALKVVVPAALSGIIASFVLAVSRAIGETMIVSIAGGSSPKLTFDPSESIQTMTAFIVQASLGDISYGSTIYFSIYAVGITLFIFTLIMNLAAQYISKRFREGY; translated from the coding sequence ATGAGCACTATCCCGAAGAAAGAATCAATTGCACAAATGATTGAACGTAAGAAAAGTAAAAGTAATTGGGGCGGCCAATTAGTTGAACGTGGAATACCAGTCCTATTATGGCTCGCTGCTGTAATCTCTGTTTTGACCACCGTTGGCATAATCTTAACTCTACTCACTGAAACCGTTCGTTTTTTTCAACAAGTCGACTTTTTATCCTTTATCACAGGGACAAACTGGTATCCTTTTTTTGAAGCAGATCCAGAATATGGGATTCTCGCTTTACTTTCAGGGACATTGCTCGTCGCAGTCATCGCTATGATTGTTGCGATTCCACTCGGCTTGGCTACAGCCATTTACTTAAGTGAATATGCAAGTGATGCTGTACGCCGTGTAATTAAACCTGTTCTTGAAGTTTTAGCTGGGATTCCTACGATTGTGTACGGTTTTTTTGCATTGACTTTTGTCACTCCGTTATTGCAAAGTATCATTCCTGACTTGCCATTCTTTAATGCGCTTAGCCCAGGAATTGTCGTCGGAATTATGATTATTCCAATGGTTGCGTCCCTATCAGAGGATGCGATGAGCGCCGTACCAAACTCCATTCGTGAGGGAGCATTAGCTTTAGGGGCGACACGTTTAGAGGTCGCACTAAAGGTCGTTGTTCCTGCCGCGCTGTCTGGCATCATCGCTTCTTTCGTCCTAGCTGTATCACGGGCGATTGGAGAAACAATGATCGTAAGTATTGCAGGCGGGTCATCACCTAAACTGACCTTCGATCCAAGTGAATCTATTCAAACGATGACAGCATTTATTGTTCAAGCGAGTCTCGGAGATATTTCGTATGGTTCAACCATCTACTTTAGTATTTACGCTGTGGGAATTACACTATTTATCTTCACACTCATTATGAACCTTGCTGCCCAATATATTTCAAAACGTTTCAGGGAGGGCTACTAA
- a CDS encoding ABC transporter substrate-binding protein — protein sequence MKSLVFKKRVMVVMLFVLILSACSSGGKPEGSAKTATGENDKLNEREITFMTISLSPAFDEYLQQMIDEYEAANEGVTIEWRDVPMDQVEQMVMTRASSGDLPDVMNLNTLYLKKLAGLGALVNMDEAAADAKEDYFTGLWQSGSVGDANYAIPWYVTTGGFLYNEDILNEAGFEEPPSTFEEAWEYSEVIYEKTGAYGEVIEPKINKMMSLHGISILNEDTTAAELNTPEAVELWTKLKDKYDQGLVPKNILLGQMPIPEMYAQEKVAFWSTGPQLFRQVKDLSPDVYEQSDAAPALVSDANLQYAAIMNLAVPKQSEHVDLAVDFALFVTNAQNQLAFSKEANTLPSVREAAQDEYFTKGEDSDDPAERGNFFAAQQLEIAQDITIPHEKAGEINDALTESFQEMLINDGEPEQTLADLEAEINGILQD from the coding sequence ATGAAATCTTTGGTGTTTAAGAAGCGGGTCATGGTGGTTATGTTATTCGTGTTAATCCTTAGCGCATGTTCTTCAGGAGGTAAGCCAGAAGGCTCGGCAAAGACGGCTACGGGAGAAAATGACAAATTGAATGAGCGAGAGATTACTTTTATGACGATTTCATTGAGCCCTGCATTTGACGAATATCTGCAACAAATGATTGACGAGTATGAGGCAGCAAATGAAGGTGTAACGATCGAATGGCGCGATGTTCCAATGGACCAAGTCGAGCAGATGGTGATGACGAGGGCATCTAGTGGAGACTTGCCTGATGTGATGAACTTAAACACGCTTTATTTAAAAAAGCTCGCTGGACTAGGTGCTTTAGTCAATATGGATGAAGCGGCTGCGGATGCAAAAGAGGACTATTTTACAGGCCTTTGGCAATCTGGATCGGTAGGTGACGCCAATTATGCAATTCCATGGTATGTCACAACAGGTGGTTTTTTATATAATGAAGACATTTTGAACGAAGCCGGTTTTGAAGAGCCGCCGAGCACGTTTGAGGAAGCTTGGGAGTATTCCGAAGTGATCTATGAAAAGACAGGTGCTTACGGTGAAGTGATTGAGCCGAAAATTAACAAGATGATGAGTTTGCATGGAATCTCTATTCTTAATGAGGATACAACTGCAGCTGAATTAAATACACCTGAAGCCGTTGAATTATGGACAAAGCTTAAAGACAAGTATGATCAAGGTTTAGTCCCGAAAAACATTCTGCTTGGACAGATGCCAATTCCGGAAATGTATGCGCAAGAGAAAGTCGCTTTTTGGTCTACCGGACCGCAGTTATTTAGACAAGTGAAGGACTTATCTCCTGACGTGTACGAACAGTCAGATGCGGCTCCTGCGCTTGTGAGTGATGCAAACTTACAATACGCAGCGATTATGAACCTCGCTGTTCCTAAGCAAAGTGAACATGTTGATTTAGCTGTTGACTTCGCCCTTTTCGTCACGAATGCCCAAAACCAATTGGCTTTCTCTAAAGAAGCGAATACACTTCCGTCGGTCAGAGAAGCCGCGCAGGATGAATACTTTACGAAGGGTGAGGATAGTGACGACCCAGCAGAGCGCGGAAATTTCTTTGCTGCTCAGCAACTTGAGATTGCGCAAGATATAACAATTCCACACGAAAAAGCCGGTGAAATTAATGATGCACTCACAGAGTCATTTCAAGAAATGTTAATCAATGACGGCGAGCCTGAGCAAACACTTGCCGATTTAGAGGCTGAAATTAATGGTATTTTACAAGACTAA
- a CDS encoding carbohydrate ABC transporter permease, with the protein MYKTRHAVLFLTIPMLLFLVFTLLPAVGALGLSFTNYNVFAPLEWVGIDNYVEVLQDEEFWSALGVTVYFWLLVTPILVIFPIFVAVLANQKVKGIRIFRLVFYFPVLVSVVVTAILWRWMFNVDGILNYFLGFFGLPQFEWLTSPEMVVPSMALVTIWSGFGYYTLFYLAGLQSIPKDLYEAADLDGAGFFQKHFLITIPLLRPVIFFVAVISTMGAFKEFTLMLTMTDGGPLGASTTVVLLVFKEAFQNLNMGYASSMSFILFLFILILTLINQKLIDRNPDR; encoded by the coding sequence ATGTACAAAACGAGGCATGCTGTCTTATTTCTTACGATCCCAATGCTCCTGTTTCTTGTGTTTACACTGCTCCCGGCGGTTGGCGCCCTCGGTTTAAGTTTTACAAATTACAATGTTTTTGCGCCGCTCGAATGGGTTGGAATTGATAATTATGTAGAGGTGCTCCAGGATGAGGAATTCTGGAGCGCGCTTGGCGTCACCGTTTACTTTTGGCTGCTTGTGACCCCTATTCTTGTTATTTTTCCAATTTTTGTTGCAGTCCTTGCCAATCAAAAGGTTAAAGGCATCCGGATCTTTCGCCTTGTTTTTTACTTTCCGGTGCTCGTCTCTGTCGTCGTAACCGCGATTTTATGGCGCTGGATGTTCAACGTTGACGGCATTCTCAACTATTTTCTGGGCTTTTTTGGCTTGCCGCAGTTTGAATGGTTGACGAGTCCTGAAATGGTCGTTCCTAGTATGGCTTTGGTTACCATTTGGTCAGGATTTGGGTATTACACCCTCTTTTATTTGGCAGGACTTCAATCGATCCCAAAGGATTTATATGAGGCTGCGGACCTTGATGGAGCGGGCTTTTTTCAAAAACACTTTCTAATCACCATTCCTTTGCTTCGCCCGGTTATTTTCTTTGTCGCTGTCATCTCAACGATGGGTGCGTTTAAAGAATTTACCTTAATGTTAACGATGACGGATGGTGGACCTCTTGGTGCCTCGACGACGGTCGTTCTACTCGTCTTTAAGGAGGCCTTTCAAAATCTAAATATGGGGTATGCGAGCTCGATGTCGTTTATTTTATTCTTGTTTATTTTAATCTTGACGTTGATTAATCAAAAGCTCATAGATCGTAATCCGGATCGATAA
- the pstA gene encoding phosphate ABC transporter permease PstA, whose protein sequence is MALINQNEIEKRTGSRLLRNKLSKYLFFACTLFGLIVLTILFYRVITQGAPHLSWQFFTEFASRKPEESGMKAPLLGTFWLMLITAPVSVILGVATAMYLEMYAKQNRFTAFIQTNISNLAGVPSIVFGLLGLTVFVRLFEMGQSVLAGGLTLSLLILPVIVVASQEAIRSVPNEVQEASYGLGATKWQTILRVVLPAAIPGILTGSILALSRAIGETAPIIMIGAFTFVAFVPENIWSGFTAMPIQIYNWTGRPQAEFHDIAAAGIILLLGMLLIMNSIAVLIRNKFTKRY, encoded by the coding sequence ATGGCACTCATTAATCAAAATGAGATTGAAAAACGCACCGGGAGCCGCCTCCTTAGAAATAAACTGTCAAAATATCTATTTTTCGCATGTACATTATTCGGTCTCATTGTCTTGACAATTCTTTTCTATCGAGTCATTACGCAAGGGGCTCCTCACCTCTCATGGCAATTTTTCACTGAATTTGCCTCAAGGAAACCTGAGGAATCCGGAATGAAAGCCCCTCTTTTAGGTACATTTTGGCTCATGCTGATCACTGCGCCTGTATCTGTCATCTTAGGTGTCGCGACAGCGATGTATCTTGAAATGTACGCTAAACAGAATCGTTTTACCGCCTTTATTCAAACAAATATTTCTAACTTAGCCGGTGTTCCATCGATCGTTTTCGGACTTCTAGGCTTAACCGTCTTCGTTCGTTTATTTGAAATGGGGCAAAGTGTACTTGCTGGTGGATTAACGTTAAGCTTACTGATCCTTCCAGTCATCGTTGTGGCGTCACAAGAAGCCATTCGGTCAGTGCCCAACGAAGTTCAAGAAGCATCTTACGGACTTGGAGCTACGAAGTGGCAAACGATCTTAAGGGTTGTGCTTCCGGCGGCGATTCCGGGGATTTTAACAGGAAGCATTCTTGCGCTTTCACGAGCCATCGGAGAGACTGCACCGATTATTATGATTGGCGCTTTCACCTTTGTCGCCTTTGTTCCTGAAAATATCTGGTCTGGATTTACGGCGATGCCAATTCAGATTTATAACTGGACCGGTCGCCCACAAGCCGAATTCCATGATATTGCGGCAGCTGGGATCATTCTACTCCTTGGCATGTTGCTCATCATGAACTCCATTGCCGTGTTAATTCGGAATAAATTTACAAAACGATACTAA
- a CDS encoding helix-turn-helix domain-containing protein encodes MYGQSPTAFVDRLKIDDACRQLSSNQISITQLAYDLGFKTSQHFATVFKKYTGHTPSHWRNTQKNNVLK; translated from the coding sequence ATGTACGGCCAGTCTCCGACAGCTTTTGTCGACCGTCTAAAAATTGACGACGCTTGTCGCCAACTTTCATCGAATCAAATTTCCATTACGCAGCTTGCTTATGACCTTGGTTTTAAAACAAGCCAACATTTTGCTACTGTTTTCAAAAAATATACCGGACACACACCTAGCCATTGGCGAAACACGCAAAAAAATAATGTCTTGAAATAA
- a CDS encoding ABC transporter substrate-binding protein: MQALNERKWFVLWAVFVLFLAACSSDSSSGGSSEESAGGSQEASESPGERTISFMTIALSPTFDEYFQNIIEEFEAANEGVTVEWRDVPYDQVEQLVMTRASSGDIPDVINLNTLFLKKLAGLGALVNMDEAAADAKDDYFEGIWQSGSVGDANFAVPWYVSTSGLLYNEELLAAAGFDEPPATLEESWEYSKVIYEETGAYGRVLTPTMHTLLGLHGISILNEDNTAAALNTPETVELWTMLKEQYDQGLIPKGILLDQMPVPEMYAQEKAAFWTTGPQLFRQVKDLAPQVYEKSNAAPALVGDANIQNASIMNLAVPKQSEHVDLAVEFALFVTNAENQLAFSEEANVLPSVKAAAEDEYFQQGEDSDDPAKRGNFYAAQQLELAQDMTIPHENAGEITEAINKSFQGLLINDGDPEQAIADLEAQINALLQE, translated from the coding sequence ATGCAAGCCTTAAATGAAAGAAAGTGGTTTGTGCTTTGGGCAGTTTTCGTCTTGTTCCTCGCTGCGTGCTCATCAGATAGCTCGTCAGGAGGCTCGTCCGAAGAATCAGCGGGCGGCTCACAAGAAGCGAGTGAGTCGCCAGGCGAAAGAACAATTTCCTTTATGACCATTGCTCTAAGTCCAACATTTGACGAGTATTTTCAAAATATTATTGAAGAATTTGAAGCGGCAAATGAAGGTGTAACGGTTGAGTGGCGCGATGTACCATATGATCAAGTTGAACAGCTTGTGATGACGAGGGCTTCAAGTGGAGATATACCTGATGTTATTAATTTGAACACATTGTTTCTGAAGAAGCTAGCCGGACTCGGCGCACTTGTCAATATGGATGAAGCAGCTGCAGATGCGAAAGACGATTATTTTGAAGGCATTTGGCAATCTGGATCTGTAGGTGACGCGAATTTTGCCGTCCCGTGGTATGTATCTACAAGTGGATTGTTGTATAACGAAGAATTGTTAGCCGCAGCTGGCTTTGATGAGCCGCCGGCAACGTTAGAGGAATCATGGGAATATTCCAAAGTGATTTATGAAGAAACTGGGGCTTATGGACGGGTGCTCACGCCGACGATGCACACGCTATTAGGTTTGCATGGCATTTCGATACTGAATGAGGATAATACGGCGGCTGCGCTCAATACGCCTGAAACCGTCGAGCTTTGGACGATGCTGAAGGAGCAATATGACCAAGGTCTTATACCTAAAGGGATTTTACTTGATCAAATGCCTGTCCCAGAGATGTATGCTCAAGAGAAAGCAGCGTTTTGGACAACAGGTCCACAGCTTTTCAGACAGGTGAAAGATCTTGCTCCGCAAGTGTATGAAAAATCGAACGCTGCACCAGCGCTCGTAGGCGACGCCAATATTCAAAATGCATCAATTATGAACCTTGCCGTTCCTAAGCAAAGCGAACATGTTGATTTAGCAGTTGAGTTTGCTTTATTCGTCACGAATGCAGAAAACCAGTTGGCATTTTCTGAAGAAGCGAATGTCCTGCCATCTGTGAAGGCTGCCGCGGAAGATGAATATTTTCAGCAAGGTGAGGATAGTGACGATCCGGCAAAACGCGGAAATTTCTATGCTGCACAGCAGCTTGAGCTAGCACAGGACATGACGATTCCGCATGAAAATGCTGGTGAGATTACAGAAGCGATCAACAAATCCTTTCAAGGCTTGTTAATTAATGATGGCGATCCGGAGCAAGCGATTGCTGACTTAGAAGCACAAATAAATGCGTTGCTGCAAGAATAA
- the murQ gene encoding N-acetylmuramic acid 6-phosphate etherase — MRQLQTERRNEASTNLDAMNVLDILSLMNEEDEKVALHVKQSLPQIAKLIQLAVPKLRHDGRLIYIGAGTSGRLGVLDAVECPPTFGVSSSKVVGLIAGGEGAFSQAEEGAEDSRSMGAQDLSKIQLNEQDVVVGIAASGRTPYVLGALEHANKVGALTASLSCNCNAVMSEMADVAIEVPTGSEVLSGSTRLKAGSAQKMVLNMISTATMVGLGKVYQNLMVDMKVTNEKLEMRGKNIIVEATGVSFSVAEEFFNKAGGHVKTAIVMILADLPVDEAKLRLHEAQGVVRQAVSAKE, encoded by the coding sequence ATGAGACAACTGCAAACAGAGCGAAGGAATGAAGCGTCGACGAATTTAGATGCAATGAATGTTCTGGATATTCTGAGTTTAATGAATGAGGAGGATGAAAAAGTAGCTTTGCATGTGAAGCAATCGCTACCTCAAATCGCAAAACTAATTCAGCTAGCCGTACCTAAATTACGCCACGACGGACGACTGATTTATATTGGTGCTGGGACGAGCGGCCGTTTAGGTGTTTTAGATGCAGTAGAATGTCCGCCCACCTTTGGCGTCTCATCCTCTAAAGTGGTTGGTCTGATTGCAGGCGGAGAGGGTGCTTTTAGTCAAGCTGAGGAAGGCGCGGAGGATTCGCGGTCGATGGGTGCACAAGATTTAAGCAAGATCCAGTTAAATGAGCAGGATGTTGTCGTCGGGATCGCGGCAAGCGGACGCACACCTTACGTACTTGGAGCGTTAGAGCATGCGAATAAAGTAGGTGCTCTAACGGCAAGCCTTTCGTGTAACTGCAATGCTGTGATGAGCGAAATGGCTGATGTTGCTATTGAAGTGCCTACAGGGAGTGAGGTCCTTTCTGGCTCCACTCGTTTAAAAGCAGGGAGCGCACAAAAAATGGTGCTAAATATGATTTCAACAGCAACAATGGTTGGATTAGGAAAAGTTTATCAAAACCTCATGGTCGATATGAAAGTAACGAATGAAAAACTTGAAATGCGTGGTAAGAATATCATCGTCGAAGCGACCGGAGTCTCTTTCTCTGTCGCTGAAGAATTTTTTAATAAAGCGGGAGGGCATGTGAAAACAGCCATTGTCATGATTTTAGCTGACCTCCCTGTTGACGAGGCAAAGCTGCGACTCCATGAGGCGCAAGGGGTCGTTCGTCAAGCTGTGTCGGCAAAAGAGTAA
- a CDS encoding phytanoyl-CoA dioxygenase family protein, with product MGVIDYQVTAEDKAIFDRDGYWISPKLIDDETIERLRKAHDRIWDRDFDGDGFSMNPLPPKKKLAIRKCENGWWINDEVHAFVTDENLGKIAADILGEDEIRLWHDQVIYKPGSAGEDTNLGNVGWHQDYGYWRCTSTTNMVTVWVALQDTVVENGAMKTILGSHKWGEVEGSDTFFEQDMEKLREKFAQQDWVEEPCILKAGQASFHHSLTFHGSGPNVTSDPRLSIVAHLMPGHTSYHKGRANHDNIKFLGPRPYNGQPFNNEYFPLLYSKKG from the coding sequence ATGGGCGTAATTGATTATCAAGTGACAGCAGAAGATAAAGCAATCTTTGATAGAGATGGCTACTGGATTAGTCCTAAGCTGATAGATGATGAGACGATCGAACGTTTGCGTAAAGCGCATGATCGCATCTGGGACAGAGATTTTGATGGTGACGGCTTTTCGATGAATCCGCTTCCACCGAAAAAGAAGTTGGCGATTCGCAAATGTGAAAATGGTTGGTGGATCAATGACGAAGTACACGCTTTTGTCACGGATGAAAACCTTGGTAAAATTGCAGCAGATATATTAGGTGAAGATGAGATTCGTCTCTGGCACGACCAAGTCATTTATAAGCCTGGCTCTGCCGGTGAGGACACGAATTTAGGCAATGTCGGTTGGCATCAAGACTATGGCTATTGGCGTTGCACGAGCACGACGAACATGGTGACCGTGTGGGTAGCGCTCCAAGACACTGTCGTGGAAAATGGTGCGATGAAGACGATCCTCGGTTCTCATAAGTGGGGCGAAGTGGAAGGAAGCGACACCTTCTTTGAGCAAGACATGGAGAAGCTGAGGGAAAAATTTGCGCAGCAAGACTGGGTTGAAGAGCCGTGCATTTTAAAAGCCGGTCAAGCAAGCTTTCACCATTCATTAACGTTCCATGGATCTGGTCCAAACGTAACATCAGACCCGCGCCTGTCTATCGTAGCTCATTTAATGCCTGGACATACGAGCTATCATAAAGGACGCGCAAATCATGACAATATTAAATTCCTCGGACCTCGTCCATATAATGGGCAGCCGTTTAACAATGAATACTTTCCTCTTTTATATAGCAAAAAAGGGTAA